The DNA region AACATTATTTCGCCATCGTCGACGAGGTGGACTCGATCCTCATCGATGAAGCGCGCACGCCGCTCATCATCTCGGGACAGGGCGATAAATCCACCGACCTCTACCAGAAGGCCGACCAGTTCGCCAAACGCCTGAAGGTGGTTCGTGTCACCGAACAGGACAACAAGGAGGAGCACGACGACGTCGATGGCGACTACATCGTCGACGAGAAGGCGCGCACCGCCACCCTGACCGCGGCCGGCGTCAAGAAGGCCGAGGAATTCTTCGGCATTGAAAACCTCACCGACGGCGATAACATGGAGATCCAGCACCACATCAACCAGGCGATCCGCGCACACGGCATCATGCAGCGCGACGTCGACTATGTGGTCAAGGACGGCGAAGTCATCATCGTCGACGAGTTCACCGGGCGCCTCATGCTTGGGCGGCGCTACAACGAGGGCCTGCACCAGGCGATCGAAGCGAAGGAAGGCGTGAAGGTTGAGCGCGAAAGCAAGACGCTCGCCACCATCACCTTCCAGAATTTCTTCCGCATGTATGATAAACTCGCCGGTATGACCGGTACCGCGCTCACCGAAGCGGATGAGTTCATGCAGATCTATAAGCTCGACGTCGTCGAGATCCCGACCAACAAGCCCATCGCCCGTGTGGATAATCCGGATGTGGTCTATAAGACCGAACAGGCAAAATTCAATGCGGTCATCGAAAATATCATCGACTGCCACAAGAAGGGCCAGCCGGTTCTGGTGGGCACCATCTCCATCGAAAAGTCGGAACTATTATCCTCCATGTTGAAACGACATGGAATTAAACATGAAGTATTGAACGCGAAGTACCATGAGAAGGAAGCGGAGATCGTCGCGCAGGCCGGTAAATACGGCGCGGTGACCATTGCGACCAACATGGCTGGACGCGGAACCGATATCATGCTCGGGGGCAACGCCGAATATATGGCCAAAGCCGATCTGCGCGCCGCCGGTTACGACGACGAGATCATCAGCGAGGCCACCGGATTTGCCGACACCGACAATGCGGAGATCCTCGAAGCGCGCAAAATGTTCCGGGAAAAGATGGATCAGTACCGCGCTGAGATTTCCACCGAAGCTGAAAAGGTCAAGGAGGCCGGCGGCCTCATGATCATCGGCACCGAACGGCATGAGTCCCGCCGCATCGACAACCAGCTGCGCGGACGTGCCGGCCGTCAGGGCGACCCCGGTGAAACCCGGTTCTTCATGTCGCTGGAGGACGACCTCATGCGGCTCTTCGGCGGCGAGCGCATCCAGAATATGATGAACATGATCGGCGCCGAGGACGATCTGCCGATTGAAGCCAAAATCCTCTCGAACTCGATCGAGTCCGCGCAGATGAAGGTGGAGGCACGCAACTTCTCGATCCGCAAAAACGTCCTGCAGTTCGACGACGTCATGAACCGTCAGCGCGAGATCATCTATTCCCAGCGAAATAAGGTGCTCGAAGGCGAGGATATCAGCGATATCGTTAAGAAGATGGTTTCCGAAACCATCGATGAAACGGTTGACCGTTATCTGGTCGATAAGGAAGTCCACGACAACTGGAACCTCGAAGGCCTGCGTGATTATTTCCTGGGATGGCTCACTGTGCCGGAGGATATGCGTTACAACACCGAGCAGCTTTCCGAAGTCACTGATGAAGATATCAAGAAGATGCTCAAGGAACGCGCGGAAAAGATCTATGCCGCCCGTGAGCAGAAGTTCACCTCCCCGATCATGCGTGAGGTCGAACGGGTCGTACTGCTCCGCAACGTCGACACCAAGTGGATGCAGCACATCGACGACATGGAGGAGCTCAAACGGGGCATGTATCTGCGGTCTTACGCCCAGAAGGACCCGGTTGTTGAGTACCGCATCGAAGGTTTCGATATGTTCGACGCGATGATCGAATCGATCCGCGAGGACACGGTCAAGCTGATGTTCACCATTCAGCTTCGCACCAACGAGGAGCCCAAGCGCGAACAGGTTGCGAAACCGACCGAGGAAGCGCACGGCACCAGCGATGGCAGCTTGGAGAACAAACCCCGCCATGTGAAAAAGGTGGGCCGCAACGATCCCTGCCCCTGCGGCAGCGGCAAAAAGTATAAAAAGTGCTGTGGGCGGGATGCTTAACCGATGATACTTTCTTTCCCGCATAAGAAAGTATCCAAAGAATGCGCGCCGCGATTTGCGCCCTTCGCGCGCCCGGAATTGCTCCGCAGGGTGACTTTCTTGCTTGTCCAAGAAAGTCACCAAAGAAGGACACGCGGGGAGACCCCGCGACCCCCATGCGGGCCGTTTGGTTGCCTGCGGCAAAGACAGCCCGCAATCTGCTTAGACAAAACGATGTCTCCCGCGTGATAAAAAGCACGCGGGACGGGTTTTCGCAACCTTGCGAAAACCGGCTGGCGCCGAAAGCGGACAAACGGATCGAAAGAACGCTGCGCGTTCAAAAATTGATGCCGCAAAGAATCTTCCTTGTCCAGCAGTGCGCGAGAGCGCAATCGCCGCCGAAGGGCGGCGATCCTGCACAAATGTAAAAGAAACGGCCCCGCTTTCGCGGGGCCGTTTTTCGTTTACTGCGCGATAAAGCATTCTTCCGCGTCTGCCTGCGCCTTTTTCAGGTTTTCGACTTCAACGCCAAGGACGCGCAGCGCTTCTGATGGGATATCGGGCATGTCCAGAAGCGCGTTGAGAACGTTGATTGAATCGGTGACACGGCTAAAAAGCAGGAAATAGGGTTCATGGTTTTCTGATTTCATAATATCACCTCTGCAATGAAGTATAGCAAATAAACCATAATTTTGCAATACAAACGTAATGCATACAAACAATAAAATTTGGCACATTATTTTGCTATACAATTGTATTGCGTGGTGTAAATATGAGAAAGTTTAAAATTCCCTCTGTGCCGCCCACCACAAACAAATGCATCCGTTTTCCAAATGATATTTTGGAGGAAGTGGAAAATGCGATTCAAGGGACGAATTGCACGTTCTCCGCGTTTGTGATTGAAGCGGTTCGGGTTGCATTGGAAAATTTAAAAGAAGAATAGAGAAAGAAACGGATTTGGCGAACTTGCATTAGGCAAGTTCGCCAAAATTATTTCATTTTTCTTGACAACATGCGCATTTGGCGGTATGATACCAAAGTACAAATGTCGAATAAATGCGCCAAAAATGGCAGATTGGAAGATCCTCTATGAATATCAAACGCGACGACCTCAGAAACATTGCGATCATTGCCCACGTCGACCATGGCAAGACCACTCTGGTTGACGGTATGCTCCGGCAGAGCGGCACCTTCCGGGAAAACCAGGCCGTACAGGAACGCGTCATGGACTCGAACGATATTGAGCGGGAACGCGGTATCACCATCCTGGCCAAAAACGCTTCCGCCGAATATAACGGTGTGAAGATCAATATCGTCGACACCCCCGGACATGCTGATTTCGGCGGCGAGGTCGAACGCGTGCTTAAAATGGTCAATGGCGTGCTGCTGCTGGTGGACGCGGCGGAAGGCCCCATGCCCCAGACCCGCTTTGTGCTGAGTAAAGCGCTTGATCTGGATCTTGCGGTCATCGTCGTGATCAATAAGATCGACCGGCCGGATGCGCGCGTCTATGAAGTGGTTGACGAAGTGCTCGAACTGCTGATGGATTTGGGCGCTTC from Anaerotruncus rubiinfantis includes:
- a CDS encoding YlcI/YnfO family protein; protein product: MRKFKIPSVPPTTNKCIRFPNDILEEVENAIQGTNCTFSAFVIEAVRVALENLKEE
- the secA gene encoding preprotein translocase subunit SecA, translated to MGLIQKIFGTYSDREIKRILPMQKKVLDLEEKYRAMTDEELKATTPALKERIAGGEDLNSVLPDAFACCREAADRVLGMRHFPVQILGGIVLHQGRIAEMRTGEGKTLVATLPAYLNALTGKGVHIVTVNDYLAKRDSEWMGKVYRFLGLSVGLIVHGLDNAERRAAYACDITYGTNNEFGFDYLRDNMVIYKTDKVQREHYFAIVDEVDSILIDEARTPLIISGQGDKSTDLYQKADQFAKRLKVVRVTEQDNKEEHDDVDGDYIVDEKARTATLTAAGVKKAEEFFGIENLTDGDNMEIQHHINQAIRAHGIMQRDVDYVVKDGEVIIVDEFTGRLMLGRRYNEGLHQAIEAKEGVKVERESKTLATITFQNFFRMYDKLAGMTGTALTEADEFMQIYKLDVVEIPTNKPIARVDNPDVVYKTEQAKFNAVIENIIDCHKKGQPVLVGTISIEKSELLSSMLKRHGIKHEVLNAKYHEKEAEIVAQAGKYGAVTIATNMAGRGTDIMLGGNAEYMAKADLRAAGYDDEIISEATGFADTDNAEILEARKMFREKMDQYRAEISTEAEKVKEAGGLMIIGTERHESRRIDNQLRGRAGRQGDPGETRFFMSLEDDLMRLFGGERIQNMMNMIGAEDDLPIEAKILSNSIESAQMKVEARNFSIRKNVLQFDDVMNRQREIIYSQRNKVLEGEDISDIVKKMVSETIDETVDRYLVDKEVHDNWNLEGLRDYFLGWLTVPEDMRYNTEQLSEVTDEDIKKMLKERAEKIYAAREQKFTSPIMREVERVVLLRNVDTKWMQHIDDMEELKRGMYLRSYAQKDPVVEYRIEGFDMFDAMIESIREDTVKLMFTIQLRTNEEPKREQVAKPTEEAHGTSDGSLENKPRHVKKVGRNDPCPCGSGKKYKKCCGRDA